In Rahnella aquatilis CIP 78.65 = ATCC 33071, one DNA window encodes the following:
- the mltC gene encoding membrane-bound lytic murein transglycosylase MltC, producing the protein MKKILALLVIAPMLISCSGSKKDQFNEAYVKDTNGFDILMGQFAHNIENIWGLNEVLIAGPKDYVKYSDQYYTRSHINFDAGTITLETISGTDPAASLRKAIISTLLVGDDPGNVDLYSDVNDIQISREPMLYGQVLDNTGQPIRWEGRAASFADYLIQNKLMRRQSGLHVIYSVTIQMVPNHLNQRAHKYLPMIREASAKYGVDQSLILAIMQTESAFNPYAVSNADALGLMQVVQHTAGVDVFKSEGKWGKPSRSYLFDPQNNINTGTAYLAMLQNVYLGNISNPTSRRYAVITAYNGGAGSVLRVFSQNKAQAFNIINNMSPGDVYTTLTTKHPSGESRRYLYKVNNTQRSYRRVD; encoded by the coding sequence ATGAAGAAAATTTTAGCTTTGCTGGTTATCGCCCCCATGTTGATCTCCTGCTCCGGCAGTAAGAAAGACCAGTTCAACGAAGCTTATGTGAAAGATACCAACGGATTCGACATTTTGATGGGGCAGTTCGCCCATAACATCGAAAATATCTGGGGCCTCAATGAGGTCCTGATCGCGGGTCCGAAAGACTATGTGAAATATAGCGATCAGTATTACACCCGCAGCCACATCAACTTTGATGCGGGTACCATCACTCTTGAAACCATTTCAGGCACCGATCCGGCTGCCAGCCTGCGCAAGGCAATTATCAGCACCTTGCTGGTGGGCGATGACCCGGGCAACGTTGATCTCTATTCCGACGTCAACGATATCCAGATCAGCCGTGAACCGATGTTGTACGGTCAGGTTCTCGACAACACCGGTCAGCCAATCCGCTGGGAAGGCCGCGCAGCCAGCTTTGCCGACTATCTGATCCAGAACAAGCTGATGCGTCGTCAGTCCGGTCTTCATGTGATTTATTCCGTGACGATTCAGATGGTGCCAAACCACCTGAATCAGCGTGCGCATAAATACCTGCCGATGATCCGGGAAGCTTCCGCGAAATATGGCGTCGATCAGTCGCTGATACTGGCGATCATGCAAACAGAATCGGCCTTTAACCCGTATGCGGTCAGTAACGCTGATGCGCTGGGGCTGATGCAGGTTGTGCAGCACACCGCTGGCGTGGATGTGTTTAAATCGGAAGGGAAATGGGGCAAGCCAAGCCGCAGCTATCTGTTTGATCCGCAGAACAATATTAATACCGGCACCGCGTATCTGGCGATGTTGCAAAATGTGTATCTGGGGAATATCAGCAACCCGACATCGCGCCGTTATGCGGTGATTACTGCCTATAACGGTGGGGCGGGCAGCGTGTTGCGCGTGTTCTCACAGAACAAAGCGCAGGCGTTTAACATCATCAACAATATGTCACCGGGCGATGTCTACACCACGCTGACGACCAAACACCCGTCAGGGGAATCACGCCGTTATCTGTATAAAGTGAACAACACGCAGCGCAGCTACCGCCGCGTGGACTGA
- a CDS encoding glycosyltransferase family 4 protein: protein MNGIDKKNTIAITANTSWYLYNFRKNTILALLENGYQVIAISPVDEYTHRLAELGCKTVSVKIDSGGTSIIKDFITLLSSWYVLRKEKVDVILNFTPKNNIYFTLAAKVLNIPAINNIAGLGSVFMSKGMVRVICQHLYRFSQRYAAKIFFQNEDDRELFLTEMLPDYLHTERLPGSGVDLVRFNVTPAPDDDVVRFILIARMLYSKGVEHYVEAARKLKKRHGQRCEFRLLGFLDVSNPAAVKTERMAAWIEEGNILYLGTSDNVEQEIAQVDCIVLPSFYREGVPKSLLEAGAMGKPLITTRNIGCQETVDDGINGFLCELQDTDCLTRAMERLINMTHMQRLEMGNESRKKMVREFDEKIVISRYLKAIKQVLP from the coding sequence TTGAACGGAATCGATAAGAAAAACACCATCGCAATCACCGCCAACACCAGTTGGTATCTTTATAATTTTCGTAAAAACACTATTCTTGCTCTGTTAGAGAATGGCTATCAGGTTATAGCCATCTCACCTGTGGATGAATATACTCACCGTCTTGCTGAACTGGGATGTAAAACAGTTTCAGTGAAAATAGACTCTGGTGGGACGAGCATTATTAAAGATTTTATTACTCTGCTTTCGTCCTGGTATGTATTACGTAAAGAAAAAGTGGATGTCATTCTTAATTTCACACCTAAAAATAATATCTACTTTACGCTCGCAGCAAAGGTATTGAATATTCCAGCTATTAATAATATCGCCGGACTGGGTAGTGTTTTCATGAGCAAAGGGATGGTAAGGGTAATCTGTCAGCATCTGTATCGGTTCAGCCAGCGCTACGCGGCCAAAATATTTTTTCAAAATGAGGATGACCGCGAATTATTCCTGACTGAAATGCTACCTGATTACTTACATACCGAACGGTTACCGGGTTCTGGGGTTGATCTGGTTCGTTTTAATGTGACACCGGCACCCGACGATGATGTCGTGCGTTTCATCCTGATTGCACGCATGCTTTATTCCAAAGGGGTTGAGCATTATGTTGAAGCCGCACGTAAACTCAAGAAGCGTCATGGTCAACGCTGCGAATTTCGCTTGTTGGGATTTCTGGACGTTAGCAATCCGGCAGCGGTGAAGACTGAACGTATGGCCGCCTGGATTGAGGAAGGCAATATTCTATATCTGGGTACATCCGATAATGTTGAGCAGGAAATCGCGCAGGTTGATTGTATTGTGCTGCCTTCTTTTTATCGTGAAGGCGTGCCGAAATCATTACTTGAAGCCGGAGCAATGGGAAAGCCGCTGATTACCACCCGTAATATTGGCTGTCAGGAGACGGTAGACGACGGGATAAATGGCTTTCTGTGTGAGCTACAAGATACGGACTGCTTAACACGGGCGATGGAGCGGCTAATTAATATGACTCATATGCAACGCCTGGAAATGGGCAATGAGAGCCGGAAAAAGATGGTCAGGGAGTTCGATGAAAAGATCGTTATTTCCCGTTATCTGAAGGCAATCAAGCAAGTCTTGCCCTGA
- a CDS encoding right-handed parallel beta-helix repeat-containing protein, with the protein MQNSLCFFCIVLIFLMSGSLCRAETVIIDCLITPDIYHFFKERKIKNTKIKIIHPGCFLGHPLFIDSNTSLSGEKGAQIQQTFISPDTVGVINISSGDGTRAVSNVQISEVSFIGGAEKNGFAEHNPLISIFNAHDVTLSNLNLTGFRGDGVYVGQGNVVSNHHIIIRNVVFDGVNFSNRNGISIIDGHDILIDGNRFTRISRKGMPGSIDLEPNTSLQRIYNIMISRNHFTDVHGMAAIVVSLRHAGGTVPDNVTIKDNIFDKVVRGILIKSVIPTIQVNNNFHIFDNKSSSASKGDYSICNVNAVTGNNLPAIEKYSDSCWKSLRIKQDVLQ; encoded by the coding sequence GTGCAAAATTCTCTGTGTTTTTTTTGCATTGTACTGATATTTCTGATGAGCGGCTCTTTATGTCGGGCTGAAACAGTCATCATTGACTGCCTGATTACGCCTGACATTTATCACTTTTTTAAAGAGAGAAAAATAAAAAATACGAAGATTAAAATAATTCATCCGGGCTGTTTTCTCGGTCATCCTCTCTTCATTGACAGCAATACATCGCTTTCCGGTGAAAAAGGGGCGCAAATTCAACAGACTTTTATCTCACCGGATACTGTCGGCGTGATAAATATTTCTTCGGGCGATGGCACAAGGGCTGTCAGTAATGTGCAAATTTCGGAGGTTTCTTTTATTGGTGGTGCAGAAAAAAATGGGTTTGCAGAGCATAACCCTCTGATCAGTATATTCAATGCACACGATGTTACGCTTTCAAATTTAAACCTCACAGGGTTTCGTGGCGATGGAGTTTATGTCGGGCAGGGGAATGTTGTTTCAAACCACCATATTATCATAAGAAACGTCGTCTTTGACGGCGTTAACTTCAGTAACCGTAACGGCATTAGTATTATTGACGGGCATGATATCCTTATTGATGGAAATCGCTTTACCCGTATTTCCCGTAAAGGAATGCCTGGCAGCATTGATCTGGAGCCTAACACTTCGCTTCAGCGTATTTATAACATCATGATCAGTCGTAATCATTTCACCGATGTGCATGGAATGGCTGCTATTGTGGTAAGTCTGAGGCATGCGGGAGGGACTGTTCCTGATAACGTCACGATCAAAGATAATATCTTCGACAAGGTTGTCCGGGGTATTCTCATCAAATCAGTAATTCCGACCATTCAGGTTAATAATAATTTTCACATCTTTGATAATAAGAGTTCATCTGCAAGTAAAGGAGATTACAGCATTTGTAATGTCAATGCTGTGACAGGTAACAATCTTCCTGCAATAGAAAAATATTCTGATTCATGCTGGAAATCTTTAAGGATAAAACAGGATGTATTGCAATAA
- a CDS encoding glycosyltransferase, with protein sequence MKMVFAHDHYFIHHGEKIYSPGKLPYSAFARYFHHFDEVIVLSRYKIDSSFSPHWTLASGDGMIFKKIENNSSLKSVLFTSRKNVTVIKEALRGCDGVVIRLPSETGLITAKLARQMNIPYVVEVVACPWDAMIGYGSLKGLLYAPVLTWRVKQVIKKAWGAIYVTGSFLQKRYPNTHNVVSASNVELLPTSAYVLNQRLNKITASSSGPFKIGMIASLDSPHKGFNTLYKAIYRLKNRGFSIVLEITGAGSKFKNIKLIDELSLRDNIIFSGPRTPGKDIISFLDAVDLYVQPSNQEGLPRAVIEAMSRACPVITSSAGGMPELCQSKYLHKPDDANGLAKNIENLLNNRQEMLMMARYSFNKARFYQPELLERIRFDFFNHYKYFLLSRRSV encoded by the coding sequence ATGAAAATGGTTTTTGCGCATGACCACTATTTTATTCATCATGGCGAGAAAATATATTCTCCGGGTAAACTTCCTTATTCTGCTTTTGCCAGGTATTTTCATCATTTTGATGAAGTAATAGTTTTATCTCGTTATAAAATTGATTCCTCATTTTCGCCGCACTGGACTCTGGCCAGCGGCGATGGAATGATTTTTAAAAAAATAGAAAATAATTCCTCTTTGAAATCTGTGTTATTTACCTCCCGTAAAAATGTTACCGTAATTAAAGAAGCTCTCAGAGGTTGTGACGGCGTTGTGATCAGGTTACCCAGCGAAACAGGTCTTATTACCGCAAAGCTTGCGCGGCAGATGAATATTCCTTATGTTGTTGAAGTGGTAGCGTGCCCCTGGGATGCGATGATCGGATATGGCTCATTGAAAGGATTACTCTATGCCCCGGTGTTAACCTGGCGAGTGAAGCAGGTGATTAAAAAAGCCTGGGGTGCTATTTATGTTACAGGCAGTTTTTTGCAAAAACGCTACCCCAACACACATAATGTAGTGTCTGCTTCTAACGTAGAATTATTGCCAACTTCAGCTTATGTTCTTAATCAAAGACTGAATAAAATCACTGCGTCTTCCAGTGGGCCTTTCAAAATAGGCATGATTGCTTCTCTTGACAGTCCACATAAAGGTTTTAATACCCTTTATAAAGCAATTTATCGGCTAAAAAATCGAGGGTTTTCGATCGTTCTTGAAATCACGGGTGCGGGAAGTAAGTTCAAAAATATTAAACTGATTGATGAGTTATCCTTGCGTGACAATATTATTTTTTCCGGGCCAAGAACGCCGGGGAAAGACATTATTTCATTTCTTGATGCTGTCGATCTCTATGTGCAGCCGAGTAATCAGGAAGGGTTGCCACGGGCTGTGATAGAGGCCATGTCGCGAGCCTGCCCCGTGATCACCAGTTCTGCCGGAGGAATGCCCGAATTATGTCAAAGCAAATATTTGCATAAGCCAGATGATGCAAACGGGTTGGCAAAAAACATTGAAAACTTACTGAATAACCGTCAGGAAATGTTAATGATGGCGCGTTACTCATTTAATAAAGCGCGTTTTTATCAACCTGAGTTATTAGAAAGAATTCGCTTTGATTTCTTCAACCACTATAAATATTTTTTGCTTTCCCGCAGGAGTGTCTAG
- a CDS encoding acyltransferase, giving the protein MSENIKTGRASFRRWRGVILVLCTITSLFPQIFRAYLLDVFSGFPGRIGVGIRYILIRTLVKKCGENVYIGRWCVFKNPQNLSLGSNISFHERAYVDAAGNISVGSDVSFAHSVSIISFEHRYEFCGQPFKYQSLDLKNVCIASNVWVGCGVRILAGSVIDSDVVVAANSVTKKHLTAGVYAGAPAMKVKELP; this is encoded by the coding sequence ATGTCTGAAAATATAAAAACTGGTCGTGCGTCTTTTCGTCGCTGGCGGGGAGTTATTCTCGTTTTATGTACCATAACATCTCTTTTCCCGCAAATTTTTCGCGCTTATCTTCTGGATGTCTTCTCCGGTTTTCCCGGAAGAATCGGGGTGGGGATCCGTTATATTCTTATTCGTACGCTGGTAAAAAAGTGCGGAGAGAATGTCTATATCGGACGATGGTGCGTATTCAAAAATCCACAAAACCTCTCACTGGGTAGTAATATCAGTTTTCATGAACGTGCTTATGTTGATGCTGCTGGAAATATTTCTGTGGGCAGTGATGTGTCGTTTGCACATTCTGTTTCGATCATCTCCTTTGAACATCGTTACGAATTTTGCGGACAGCCCTTTAAATATCAGTCGCTCGACCTGAAAAATGTTTGTATTGCTTCAAATGTATGGGTGGGATGCGGAGTAAGGATCCTGGCAGGCTCGGTCATTGATTCTGATGTCGTGGTAGCAGCGAATTCTGTTACCAAAAAACACCTGACTGCGGGGGTGTATGCTGGAGCCCCTGCAATGAAAGTTAAGGAATTACCATGA
- a CDS encoding glycosyltransferase: MKKINVVHLLGQLDIGGIESWLFDFVVETSESIQHIFIVDKPHKGFYEDVLLAMDCKIIHIPSYKKPLKYLTALFSVFRKNQFDVCHSHVSFNNGLVAYIAKRCGIARIISHAHSDRALHYQNSGLIKRIEIDFKIFLAKRYSTCCVAVSEDSARCHYKTGAPAVNIIPCGKNFHRLVFTAPTCLKHDLGIAESTFVLGTVGRMESVKNHEFLLEILSQYRDQDVCLLIVGEGSLRKDLHKMAVERGLADKIILTGARNDALLILRDVMDVFLFPSLHEGLGLAAIEAQAAGLPVIASLQVPRLIDVTERISHQSLSDLCAWTSEIDVLMTQSATKKINTDVITGRFSIRQNAAEILRLYV; this comes from the coding sequence ATGAAGAAAATTAACGTTGTACACCTGTTAGGTCAATTGGATATCGGTGGGATTGAAAGTTGGCTTTTTGATTTTGTAGTAGAAACCTCAGAAAGTATTCAGCACATCTTTATCGTCGATAAACCCCATAAAGGGTTTTACGAAGATGTTTTATTAGCTATGGATTGCAAAATAATACATATTCCTTCTTATAAAAAACCGCTGAAATACCTGACTGCCTTATTCTCCGTTTTCAGGAAAAACCAATTTGACGTCTGTCATAGTCATGTCAGCTTCAATAATGGTCTCGTGGCGTACATTGCTAAAAGGTGTGGAATTGCGCGGATTATTTCCCATGCTCATTCAGATCGAGCGCTGCACTACCAAAATTCTGGTCTGATAAAACGCATTGAAATCGATTTCAAAATTTTCCTGGCTAAGCGTTATTCAACCTGTTGCGTCGCGGTAAGTGAAGATTCAGCGCGTTGCCACTATAAAACAGGGGCACCTGCGGTCAATATTATTCCCTGTGGCAAAAATTTCCATCGTCTGGTATTTACTGCCCCCACTTGCCTTAAACATGATTTGGGCATTGCTGAAAGCACGTTCGTATTGGGAACCGTCGGGCGAATGGAATCCGTAAAAAATCACGAATTCCTGCTTGAAATATTGTCGCAATACCGGGATCAAGATGTATGTTTACTGATTGTAGGTGAAGGAAGTTTACGGAAAGACTTACATAAAATGGCCGTTGAGCGAGGTCTCGCTGACAAAATTATCCTGACCGGCGCAAGAAACGATGCATTGTTAATTTTACGCGATGTTATGGATGTGTTCCTGTTTCCGTCGCTGCACGAAGGTCTCGGGCTTGCGGCTATTGAAGCTCAGGCCGCCGGATTACCGGTCATAGCGTCCTTGCAAGTTCCCCGGCTTATTGATGTGACTGAGCGTATTTCCCATCAGTCACTCAGCGATCTCTGCGCATGGACATCAGAAATTGATGTATTGATGACTCAGTCAGCAACGAAAAAAATTAATACTGATGTAATAACAGGGCGTTTTTCAATCAGGCAGAATGCGGCAGAAATATTGAGGTTATATGTCTGA
- a CDS encoding oligosaccharide flippase family protein, producing the protein MRKIFSDSIIYVGGELIVKIFPFLLLPVLSRALGPEQYGEISLFNAYVSVFFVFIGLNASAAIIKYEYTQEDYNSADYFFSSVIISSVAFILCVAGVYAFYPSDIIILAAIAGYFQCIYTNLVSINQSRKEAKKYMTAQVINAAMSFVITLLFLYYFKVSYEIRVYAIILGFLISIFISSCSNRTWLKQADFCFDTVKKTSSQLLIFGIPLIIHNMSFLARSGLDRIMISNYFSSSTLGNYSASFQLSVIITVVLMALNKALTPHLYSQLKNNKISRKHFTLIFIGYFCLSTLVTIVAQLIPEGVYNLVAGEEYKDVKRFVVIMVPAFLSQGFYLIMASTCFFYGKSKAISYCTFTGGVIHCVILLFVCKFMTVFCVPWVLFFSNNFVALLMYITVFRPVTESGQ; encoded by the coding sequence ATGAGAAAGATATTCAGTGATAGTATTATTTATGTCGGCGGGGAACTGATTGTAAAAATCTTCCCCTTCCTTCTTCTCCCTGTTCTCTCACGTGCTTTAGGCCCTGAGCAGTATGGGGAAATATCCTTGTTTAATGCTTACGTCTCGGTCTTTTTTGTCTTCATTGGACTAAACGCATCTGCCGCAATAATTAAGTACGAATATACGCAAGAAGATTACAACTCGGCAGACTATTTCTTTTCCTCTGTCATTATATCATCCGTTGCCTTTATCCTTTGCGTTGCTGGGGTATATGCTTTTTATCCGAGTGATATAATCATTCTTGCCGCGATTGCGGGGTATTTTCAATGTATTTATACAAACCTCGTATCGATTAATCAGTCCAGGAAAGAAGCGAAGAAATACATGACTGCTCAAGTCATTAATGCAGCAATGTCATTCGTTATCACATTATTGTTCTTGTACTATTTTAAGGTGAGCTATGAAATCAGGGTTTACGCGATTATTCTTGGTTTCCTGATTTCAATATTTATTTCTTCATGTTCCAATAGAACCTGGCTGAAGCAGGCCGATTTTTGTTTTGATACCGTTAAAAAAACATCATCACAATTGCTAATTTTTGGTATTCCACTCATTATTCATAATATGAGCTTTCTGGCCCGGTCAGGACTGGACAGGATTATGATCAGTAATTATTTTTCCAGTTCCACGCTGGGAAATTACTCTGCATCATTTCAGTTAAGCGTAATTATTACTGTGGTGCTGATGGCCCTGAATAAAGCATTAACCCCTCACCTATACAGTCAGTTGAAAAATAATAAAATCAGCCGTAAACACTTTACGCTGATCTTCATTGGGTATTTTTGCCTGAGCACACTGGTAACCATTGTCGCACAGTTAATTCCTGAGGGAGTATACAATCTTGTAGCGGGTGAGGAGTATAAGGACGTTAAACGATTTGTAGTAATTATGGTGCCTGCATTTTTATCGCAGGGATTCTATCTGATTATGGCATCGACATGTTTTTTTTATGGGAAGAGTAAAGCAATTTCTTATTGTACATTTACAGGGGGGGTTATTCATTGCGTTATATTACTCTTCGTTTGTAAGTTTATGACCGTGTTTTGTGTGCCATGGGTGCTATTTTTCTCAAATAATTTTGTGGCTTTGCTGATGTATATAACTGTGTTCAGGCCTGTGACAGAGAGCGGCCAGTGA
- a CDS encoding polysaccharide biosynthesis tyrosine autokinase has protein sequence MIEKITGQSGNKNIPDEFDLRKNMGAIIDKRYIIIVITFIFVFIGLLYAFLSSPVYHADALVQVDPSGEIDMMSNISQLLPAKSPVSATEMQLITSRAILGETVTQLNLDTEVRFTSFPIIGEAIRRYSQPGVPRISVDIFEPRGGVIGDSYTLEILSNAEYQITSPSGATVSGMAGKILDTPEFRIEVNEINALKGDKFSVTKVEVLKVIEELRANVNVIDQGKDTGILTISYNGRDRKQIKNILQTIIDCYALQSIHRKAEEAEKSLGFIKSQLPLVKNNLGIAETKLNAFRSRNNSVDLPMEAKSTLDSMVQLDGQINQLILKETEISKLYTTQHPAYLALIEKIQVLKDEKKNLNEKVSTLPLMQQEVVRLTRDVQSGQLIYMQLLNKQQELKISQASTIGSVRIIDRAVTGLKPVKPNKALAIFIFACLGLISSVGFILAKVSLQQGIDSAEILEDIGLNVVSNVPLSEWRNNHYSNSMRDTRPVSLLALEKTSDIAIEALRNLRTSLYFSMMEAGSNVLMISGATPEVGKTFISSNLAVVVSQGEKRVLYIDCDMRKGYAHRIFDIKNVGLTEAITGSITYQEAVQSTKIPRLDIITRGKLSKNPSELLLRKQYHDLIHWASDNYDFVILDAPPALAVSDAVIIGRYAGISMLVAKFEQSTVREIESAIRVFNRNNIDINGVILNAVVNKPSGFYNYGKKEIYEYHSPET, from the coding sequence ATGATTGAAAAAATAACGGGGCAGTCAGGAAATAAAAATATCCCGGACGAGTTTGATTTACGTAAAAACATGGGAGCTATCATTGATAAAAGATACATTATTATTGTGATTACGTTTATTTTTGTTTTTATCGGTTTGTTATATGCCTTTTTATCATCCCCGGTTTATCATGCTGATGCTTTAGTTCAGGTCGATCCCTCAGGCGAAATCGACATGATGAGTAATATCTCGCAATTATTGCCGGCGAAATCGCCTGTTTCTGCAACAGAAATGCAACTGATTACCTCTCGGGCAATCCTTGGAGAAACGGTTACTCAATTGAATCTGGATACTGAAGTTCGTTTTACCAGTTTCCCCATCATTGGAGAGGCGATACGACGTTATTCACAGCCTGGAGTGCCGCGGATTTCGGTGGATATCTTTGAGCCACGCGGAGGTGTTATCGGAGATTCTTATACTCTTGAAATTCTCAGTAACGCTGAGTATCAGATAACGTCACCATCCGGTGCTACCGTATCAGGAATGGCAGGGAAGATACTGGATACTCCTGAATTTCGTATTGAAGTGAACGAAATAAATGCTCTCAAGGGAGATAAGTTTTCTGTTACTAAAGTTGAAGTACTCAAGGTCATTGAGGAGTTACGGGCTAATGTTAACGTCATCGATCAGGGTAAAGATACCGGTATTTTGACTATTAGCTACAATGGCAGGGATCGTAAACAAATTAAGAACATCCTTCAGACAATTATTGATTGCTATGCTCTTCAAAGTATTCATCGAAAAGCGGAAGAAGCAGAGAAGAGTCTGGGATTTATTAAGAGTCAGCTTCCACTGGTAAAAAACAATCTCGGTATCGCGGAAACGAAATTAAACGCCTTCAGAAGCCGTAATAATTCCGTTGATTTACCGATGGAAGCAAAATCAACTCTCGATAGCATGGTGCAACTCGATGGCCAGATTAATCAGCTTATCCTTAAAGAAACCGAAATTTCAAAACTATATACCACACAACATCCGGCTTACTTAGCATTGATTGAAAAAATCCAGGTTCTGAAAGATGAAAAGAAAAATCTGAATGAAAAAGTCAGCACCTTGCCTCTGATGCAACAGGAAGTCGTCAGATTGACGCGTGATGTCCAATCGGGTCAGCTCATTTATATGCAGTTGTTGAATAAGCAACAGGAACTTAAAATCAGCCAGGCAAGTACAATTGGCTCTGTCAGAATTATCGACCGTGCCGTCACAGGATTAAAACCGGTCAAGCCTAATAAAGCCCTGGCAATATTTATCTTTGCTTGCCTGGGATTGATTTCCTCAGTTGGATTTATACTGGCAAAAGTCTCATTGCAGCAGGGTATCGATTCCGCAGAAATACTTGAAGATATCGGTCTTAATGTCGTTTCGAATGTACCTTTGTCAGAGTGGAGGAATAACCACTATTCTAATTCTATGAGAGATACTCGGCCTGTTAGTTTGTTAGCCCTTGAAAAAACATCAGATATTGCGATAGAAGCCCTGAGGAATTTAAGAACCAGCTTGTATTTCTCAATGATGGAAGCTGGTTCAAATGTGCTGATGATTTCCGGTGCCACCCCGGAGGTAGGTAAAACATTCATCAGCTCCAACCTTGCAGTGGTAGTGAGTCAGGGTGAAAAGCGGGTCTTATATATTGACTGTGACATGCGAAAAGGATACGCGCATCGGATCTTCGATATTAAGAACGTCGGGTTAACAGAGGCCATTACGGGTTCAATCACATATCAGGAAGCTGTTCAGAGCACTAAAATCCCCCGACTGGATATTATCACTCGCGGGAAGTTGTCAAAAAACCCTTCAGAGCTTTTGCTGCGTAAGCAGTATCACGATCTTATACATTGGGCCTCAGACAATTATGATTTCGTCATACTTGATGCGCCACCAGCCCTTGCGGTAAGCGATGCTGTTATTATAGGTAGATATGCAGGTATATCTATGCTGGTCGCTAAATTTGAGCAGAGCACAGTACGTGAAATAGAATCCGCAATCAGAGTATTTAACAGAAATAATATTGATATTAATGGAGTGATACTCAACGCAGTAGTTAATAAGCCTTCAGGTTTTTATAACTATGGAAAAAAAGAAATATATGAATATCATTCACCTGAAACATGA
- a CDS encoding low molecular weight protein-tyrosine-phosphatase, whose amino-acid sequence MIFNSILVVCVGNICRSPIAEALMKQRLPEKNIQSAGLSALNGQEADHMAKMVAERHGISLENHKAKPFTPERGKEFDLILVMERTHISAITHSLPEIRGKIMLLGHWNQRKEIPDPYGKDMEAFDYIFSLIKESVSGWKAALDYQGLK is encoded by the coding sequence GTGATATTTAATTCTATCCTGGTGGTATGCGTGGGGAATATATGTCGCTCACCGATTGCCGAAGCCCTGATGAAACAAAGGCTGCCTGAAAAAAATATACAGTCGGCAGGCTTGTCTGCGCTTAACGGACAAGAGGCTGATCACATGGCAAAAATGGTGGCTGAACGCCACGGGATATCACTGGAAAATCATAAGGCGAAGCCGTTCACACCAGAAAGGGGTAAGGAGTTCGATCTTATCCTGGTGATGGAGCGGACGCATATCAGTGCTATCACTCATTCTTTACCCGAAATCAGAGGGAAAATTATGTTGCTGGGCCACTGGAATCAGCGCAAAGAAATTCCCGATCCTTATGGAAAAGATATGGAAGCATTTGATTATATATTCTCTCTTATAAAAGAGTCAGTATCTGGCTGGAAGGCTGCTTTAGATTATCAGGGTTTAAAATGA